A segment of the Puniceicoccales bacterium genome:
TATAAGATACGGCGAATCCCTTGGCATTGTCGGTGAAAGTGGTAGCGGCAAATCAACTCTTATCAATGCCATAGCCAAGCTGGTTCCAGTGGAATCTGGTATGATATTTATAAATGAAGAAAATGTTACTCACATGTCCTGGCAAAGTTTTAAGCCCTACAGAAAGCTGATCCAAATCGTGTTTCAAGATTTCTGCAACACATTGAATCCGCACATGACTGTGGGGGAAATTCTACTCGAACCACTGGATATAAGATTCAAACATGCACCAAAATCATGGAAAATCTCCAAAGCTAAGTCATTGCTAGATATAGTTTTATTATCCACATCTCTGATATCAAGATATCCGGATCAACTAAGTGGCGGCCAACGCCAACGAGTATCCATAGCGAGGACATTGGCCATGGAGCCTAAACTGCTCATTTGCGATGAGATAGTGAGTGCTCTTGATGTATCAGTGCAGGCCCAAATCCTCCATTTACTCAAAGCGTTAAACAAAGAAAAGGGTATTGCCATTTTGTTCATATCCCATGACATCGCCGTCACCGAATACCTCTGCGACAATATGATGGTAATGAAAGATGGAAGAATATTGGAATATGGCCCATCGAAAATGATATGCACCTGCCCACAACATCCATATACTGAGGAACTTATATCATCTGTCCCATCTATACATGTCGGCTAAACCTTTCGCCAAAAATCAGTTGCCTTTTGATTAATTTTGACAAATTTCGATAAGCATATGAGCAATGGATTAGGCGAACTCCTTTCTAAAGCAAGAGAAAATCTGGGAATTTCTTTGGAAAC
Coding sequences within it:
- a CDS encoding ATP-binding cassette domain-containing protein; protein product: MNTCLEYSNLENIAAVDAKNASFGNTGKPMTLVRAESLNITFHSTRVFSLFGSRKVNALKNVSFNIRYGESLGIVGESGSGKSTLINAIAKLVPVESGMIFINEENVTHMSWQSFKPYRKLIQIVFQDFCNTLNPHMTVGEILLEPLDIRFKHAPKSWKISKAKSLLDIVLLSTSLISRYPDQLSGGQRQRVSIARTLAMEPKLLICDEIVSALDVSVQAQILHLLKALNKEKGIAILFISHDIAVTEYLCDNMMVMKDGRILEYGPSKMICTCPQHPYTEELISSVPSIHVG